The genomic interval AGGGGTGGCGGGTCCGGAATCGGCCAACAACGCGGCGGCGCAGACCTCCTTCATTCCGCTGCTCACCCTCGGGCTGCCGTCCAACGCGGTCATGGCGCTGATGATCGGCGCGCTGATGCTGCACGGCATCACCCCCGGTCCCCGCATCATGCAGGCCGAGCCGGACCTGTTCTGGGGGGTCGTCGCCAGCATGTGGATCGGCAACGCCATGCTGATCGTGCTGAACCTGCCGCTGGTCGGGCTGTGGGTGCGGCTGCTGCGCGTGCCCTACCGCTTCCTCTACCCGACCATCGTGCTGGTCAGCTGCGTCGGCGTCTACGGCGTGTCGAACAGCGCGTTCGACCTCGTGACGACGGCCGTCTTCGGGCTTCTCGGCTGGGTCCTGCAGGCCCTGCGCTTCGAGCCGGCGCCGCTGCTCCTGGGATTCGTGCTGGGACCGATGATGGAGGAGAATCTGCGGCGCGCCATGATCCTGTCGCGCGGCGATCCGACCATCTTCCTGCGCGAGCCGATCAGCCTCGCGCTGCTGATCCTGACCGGCCTGCTGCTGGCCGCCATCATCCTCCCCACCATCCGCCAGGGCCGCGAGCGCGTGTTCGCGGAATGAACCGCCGGAGGCGGTCGCGGAATGAACCGCCGGAGGCGGTCGCGCCCTGGACGCCGCCCGCCTCGCGGCGTGATGGCGTGGGGATAAACGACCGGTCGCCCAACCCCACGCCTTGACGGCCCCTGCCCTATCGCGCACCTTTCGCCCAAAGTCGTCGTCCAGCTCCGTTTCCGGAGCGGTAGAGGTGCCGCCGGCCTGTCCGGCGAAGCCGGCAGGGGTTGCAATGGGCCAGATCATCACCGTGGGCAGCAGCAAGGGCGGCGTCGGAAAGACGACGCTCGTCAACGCGCTTGCCGAATTCCTCAAACGCCGCGGCGCGTCGGTGTTCTGCATCGATGCCGACCCGAACAAGAACCTGAGCGGCTGGCTGTCCGCCACCGGGATGGTGGAATTCCAGGTGGTTCAAGCCGACGACCTCGTGCAGGTGGCCAATGAAATGTCGGCCAGCAACGACTTCCTGCTGGTCGACGTGCCGGGGGCCAACAGCACGGCGCTGGTCAACGCGATCGACATTTCGTCGCTGGTGCTCATCCCGACCAAGGCCGATGCCAAGGACGTCGTGGAAGCGTTCCGGACGTACCAGCATGTGGTCAACGCCATCACCAAGGCCCGGCGCTTTTCCCCCAAGGCGTTCATTCCCGCGGCCGCGGTGCTCTCGCAGATCGACCGCCGCGCGAGCGTCGACCAGACCGCGCGCAGGCAGCTTGAAGGTTTGTCGATCCCGACGCTGAAGGCGGATATCGGGCTGAAGGCGTCGGTCAACCACGCCAGCTTCGCGCAGAAGCCGGCGCCCTACTCCGCCATGGCCGACGACATCGAGGCGATCGGCGGGGAGGCCCTGGCCCTGCTGGAGACTTTCCGTGGCTAAGCGCGAGGCAAAGGTCGCCGGAAAGGACTTCGAGGTGGTGCGGAAGCCGCGCTTGCGCAAACCGAAGGAGCCGCCGCCCTCCCTCGCGATGTCGGCCTACCTCGCCACGGTGATGGCCGAGGCCGCACCGCCGGTCGAGCCGCCGCCGGAACCGGTGGCGCTGGACGGCGACCTGTTCCCTCCCCTGCCCGAAAGCCGCATTCCCCAGACGGTGGAGGAGTTCCTGACCCGGATCTCGGAACTGTGGGAAGATGCGCAGCAGCGGTTCCTGCGCATCGGGGAATTGCTGTCGATCGCCGAAACGCGCCTGGGCGAGGGTGAGCGCGCCGCGTTGCACGAGGGGCTGAACCGGCGTTTCGGAAAATCGGCCCGCTCCCAGCTCATGAGCGCGTACCGGGCCATTCGGGACAACGTGGTTCCTCCGGAACTGGCGGCGACCGGCTACGGCACCGTCTACATGCTGGCCCGGCTCACCGATTCCGAACGCCAGCAGGCGGCGGAACGCGGCCTGTTGCGTCCGGACGTCCGGCAGTCCGAAATTCGCGCGTTCTGGAAGGACGTGAGGGCGCCGTCCCCCTCGACCGCCACGCGGCGCGAGGAGTTGGAAGCGCGCCGCGCCAGGCTGCTCCTCGAAATCCAGAGGATCGACGACGAGCTGGCGCGTTTAATCGATTAAACCGCCGAAGCCTTCCCGGAAGGATCGGGGCGGTGCCGCCCCCCGCCGAGGCGGCAAACGGCACCGTGATGACGTCGAACTGACCATCGCCGCGAAGACGCGTTGTCTCCGGCCCGCCGTGAGAGCCCGACGGCTTCGTCCTCGACGGTCCAGTCCAAAGCAACAGAAACAGCGACACTCCCGGACCGTCCGGTCCGAACGCCGCGCCCCGGCGGGCGGCCGGCGGCGTTGACGGCGCGCGGGCGCCGCCGGAAGAACCGCGCGATCCCCGGCGAAACCCCGTTCCGGGGCAGCAATCCCATCGCAGGAATCGCCTTCGCCATGGCGCCGTCAGATTCCCCATTGTCGTCGTATGCGTCTTCGTATATTTTAATGTATACGGAATGAGGCGGTCGGTGAACGGACCGACCGCCCGCTCCGCACCACCCAAATCGAGGTCGAGATGCATTATTTCGGATACTGCACGTGGCTGAATCCGCCGGAGCTTCACCGCTATTTCCCGGAGGCCAAGGTGATCACCAAGGGCCACGTCGCGAACCACAAGCTGGAGTTCCACGCCGCCGGCACGCGCACCGACCGCGGCTGGTGCCACCTGTCCAACACCGGGCGGGCCTGGGGCAACAACGTGCTGGGCATCGTCGTCGAGCATCCCGACCATCATTTCGAAGAGGATTACGACGACTTCGAGCGCTGCTTCGTCACCGCGCGCGGCGATGACGGAAAGCTCTACGAATGCTGGACCTACCGCCTGATCACGCCGGGCGTGGCGATGCGCCCGCCGAACTTCTACTGGGACCACATCCCCGCCGGCATGGCGCATTGGGGCTTCCCGGACGATTACGTCCGCTCCGTGCTGGCGATGCACGAGGAGGCGGCCGCCTGCCCGCGCGCCGACCGTCCGAACCCGTCGGCCGTTCCCGGGCGCTCCGCCGAGACGCGGTGAGGCGCCGCGCCCGCTCCGCGCCCGATGTCCGGAGCGGGCGCCGCTGAACCGAGATCCGGAGCGGGGCCGCCGCCCCGCGCCGTGCGCAGCACCTCACGTTCTCACCGTTTTCGGAACCAGGAGATCTCTGCGATGCGCCTATCCTGTGACGCCAAGCCCGCCGTCTTCGCGGCCTTGGCCGCCTGCGTGTTCTCGATGTCGCTGCACACGGCCGCCCATGCCCAAGGCGGTTCGGCTCCCACCAACCCCGAAGCCGCCAGTCTGGTGCCGAAGCCGATCCGCGACGCCGGCACCCTGCGCGTCGGCTCCCAGCAGACCTTCCCGCCGGTGGAGTTCCGCCAGGACGGCAAGACGGAGCCGGTGGGCGTGTCCGTCGACCTGCTCACCGAGGTCGGCAAGCGGCTGGGCCTCTCCATCACCTTCGTGCACGGCGAGTACGCGGCGCTGATCCCCGGCCTGGAGGCGGGCCGCTTCGACGTCGCGTCCGGCGGCATCAGCGACACGGAGGAGCGCGAGCAGAAGGTCGACTTCGTCAATTACATGATGTCCGGCGGCAGCATCCTGGTGCGCGCGGCGGACGCCCAGAAATACGCGACCATCGCCGACTTCTGCGGCAAGTCGGTCGCCACGCTGCTGGGCAGCCGGGTCATCATGGCCGCGGTGGAAAAGGCGTCGGAGGCCTGCGTGTCCGGCGGCAAGCCGCCGATCACCGCCAACCAGCTTCCCGCCGCCCCGGACGCCCGCATGCAGCTCGACCTCGGGCGCGTGGACGGCTATCTGGGCGACTTCCCGGCGCTGGTCTACATGAAGAGCCAGATGCCCGGCAAATACGCCATCGCCGGCGGCAACCACATTCTGACGCCCTACGTCACGTCCTGGGGCTTCCCGAAGAACTCCACGCTGAAGGAGGCGGTCCGGAAGGCCACGCAGAGCATGCTGGCCGACGGCACCTACACGACCATCCTCGCCAAATGGGAGATCGACGGCGGCGCGCTGCCCGAGATCACCATCAACCTGCCCGCCAGCAAGAGGATGTGACCGTGGTCGCGAGCTGCGCCATGGCCGAGCCCCGGGCTGTCCGCGTGAAGCACCGCCTGCGTTGGGGAGCCTGGCTCCTCAGCGCGGTCGTCCTTCTGGTCGTGTCCATGCTGATCACCGCGGGTGTCCGCGCGCAGATCATGAATGTGGAGGTCTTCCTCTCCTACCTGACCAGCGAGCAGGTGCTGATCGGCGCGCGCAACGCGCTGATCCTCGGCACGCTGGCGCTGGTGGTGGCCAGCGTCATCGGTCTGGTCGTCGCGCTGATGCGGGTCAGCGGCAACCCGATCCTGTCCGCCCTGTCGGCCACCTACGTCTATTTCTTCCGCGGCACGCCGATGCTGATCCAGCTGCTGTTCTGGTTCAACGCGCTGCCGACCATGTTCCAGCGCGTTCATCTGGCGGTTCCCTTCACCGACATCGTGCTGCTGGACGCGCCGACCACGGCGGTGGTCACGCCCTTCGTGGCGGCGCTGGCCGGCCTCGCCCTCGCCGAAGGGGCCTACATGGCGGAGATCATCCGCGCCGGAATCCTGGCGGTGGACAAAGGGCAGCGCGCCGCGGCCCGCGCCATCGGCATGACCGAGTATCAGGTGCTGCGCCACATCGTCATCCCGCAGGCCGGGCGCATCATCATTCCGGCGGGCGGCAACCAGTACATCATGCTGCTGAAGTCCACCTCGCTGGCCTCGGCGATCGGCTTCCTGGAACTGCTGCGCATCACCACGGACATCTACTCGTCCAACTTCATGGTCGTGGAACTGCTGGCCGTGGCGGCCTTCTGGTATCTGGTGATGACCGCCTTCGCCACCGCCGTTCAGGCCGCGCTCGAAAAGACCTTCCCCCAGCGGTAAGCCCCCCAGAGGTCCCTATGGACAGCCCCGTCAAGGCCGCGGCCGTGGTTCTCGAGTCCGTCTCGAAATCCTACGGTTCGATCGAGATCCTGAAGAACGTTTCGGTTTCCATCGCGCCGGGGGAGGTGGTCACCCTCCTCGGCCCGTCCGGGGCCGGCAAATCCACCCTGCTGCGCTGCA from Azospirillum sp. TSH58 carries:
- a CDS encoding ParA family protein, whose amino-acid sequence is MGQIITVGSSKGGVGKTTLVNALAEFLKRRGASVFCIDADPNKNLSGWLSATGMVEFQVVQADDLVQVANEMSASNDFLLVDVPGANSTALVNAIDISSLVLIPTKADAKDVVEAFRTYQHVVNAITKARRFSPKAFIPAAAVLSQIDRRASVDQTARRQLEGLSIPTLKADIGLKASVNHASFAQKPAPYSAMADDIEAIGGEALALLETFRG
- a CDS encoding gamma-glutamylcyclotransferase family protein, producing MHYFGYCTWLNPPELHRYFPEAKVITKGHVANHKLEFHAAGTRTDRGWCHLSNTGRAWGNNVLGIVVEHPDHHFEEDYDDFERCFVTARGDDGKLYECWTYRLITPGVAMRPPNFYWDHIPAGMAHWGFPDDYVRSVLAMHEEAAACPRADRPNPSAVPGRSAETR
- a CDS encoding ABC transporter substrate-binding protein yields the protein MRLSCDAKPAVFAALAACVFSMSLHTAAHAQGGSAPTNPEAASLVPKPIRDAGTLRVGSQQTFPPVEFRQDGKTEPVGVSVDLLTEVGKRLGLSITFVHGEYAALIPGLEAGRFDVASGGISDTEEREQKVDFVNYMMSGGSILVRAADAQKYATIADFCGKSVATLLGSRVIMAAVEKASEACVSGGKPPITANQLPAAPDARMQLDLGRVDGYLGDFPALVYMKSQMPGKYAIAGGNHILTPYVTSWGFPKNSTLKEAVRKATQSMLADGTYTTILAKWEIDGGALPEITINLPASKRM
- a CDS encoding amino acid ABC transporter permease, translating into MAEPRAVRVKHRLRWGAWLLSAVVLLVVSMLITAGVRAQIMNVEVFLSYLTSEQVLIGARNALILGTLALVVASVIGLVVALMRVSGNPILSALSATYVYFFRGTPMLIQLLFWFNALPTMFQRVHLAVPFTDIVLLDAPTTAVVTPFVAALAGLALAEGAYMAEIIRAGILAVDKGQRAAARAIGMTEYQVLRHIVIPQAGRIIIPAGGNQYIMLLKSTSLASAIGFLELLRITTDIYSSNFMVVELLAVAAFWYLVMTAFATAVQAALEKTFPQR